Within Stella humosa, the genomic segment AGTTTCCGCCCTGGAGGTATTTCGGCAATGGTGAAGTGGCTTGTTTCGACCCTCGCGGTCCTGGTCCTGTGGACCGGCACCGCCGTGGCCCAGTCCGAAGAGCAGGAGGTGGTCGATCGCGCGCGCATCACCGCGAGCTCGATGCTGTCCAGCCCGGACTATCGCGAGGCCCGCGCCCAGATGCGCAAGGCCAAGGGCGTCATCATCATCCCCTCGCTGGTCAAGGGCGGCTTCATCGTGGGCGGCGAAGGCGGCTCTGGCGTGCTGATGGTGCGCGGCCGTGACGGTAGCTGGAGCAATCCCAGCTTCGTGACCATGGCGGCGGGTTCGATCGGCCTCCAGATCGGCGTGCAGACGGCCGAAGTGCTGTTCCTGATCATGACCGACAAGGGCCTGCAGTCGGTCATGCGCGACGAGTTCAAGATGGGCGCGGACGCGTCCGTCGCCGTCGGCCCGATCGGCGCCGGCGTCGAGGCGGGCACGACCGCCAACCTGCGTGCCGACATCCTGTCCTTCTCGCGCACCCAGGGCCTGTTCGGCGGCGTCAGCTTCGAGGGCTCGCTGATCAAGCCGCGCCTGTCCTGGAACGAGCGCTACTACGGCCGCTCGGCCTCGGTGCGCGACGTCGTCCTCGACCGCCGCGTGTCCTCGCCCGGTGCGGAGGCCCTCCGCCGCTCGGTCGTCGTCAACTGACACGGGCTACGCGTCCGGCCCCTGCCCTGATGCTCCAGGGCACGGGGTCGGACGTCGGCAAATCCATTCTCGTCGCCGGCCTGGGCCGCGCCTTCACCAGGCGCGGTCTTCGCGTTCTGCCCTTCAAGCCGCAGAACATGGCCAACAACGCCGCGGTCACCCCGGACGGGGGCGAGATCGGCCGCGCCCAGTTCCTCCAGGCCCGGGCCTGCCGGGTGCCGGCCAGCCGCGACATGAACCCCGTCCTGCTGAAGCCAGAGGCCGATCGCCGTGCCCAGGTGATCGTGCGGGGCGATGTGGCCGGCGGCTACGACGCCGGCGGCTATCACCGGCTGAAGCCGGACCTGCTGCCCATCGTCCGCGAGAGCTTCCAGCGCCTGGCGGCCGACGCCGACCTGGTCCTGGTCGAGGGCGCGGGCAGCCCGGCCGAGGTCAACCTGCGCCAGGGCGACATCGCCAACATGGGCTTCGCGCTGGCCGAGCAGGTGTCCGTCGTCCTGGTGGCCGACATCGACCGTGGTGGCATGCTGGCCTCGGTGGTGGGCACCATGGCCCTGCTGCCGCCCGATGAGCGGGCGCTGATCGCCGGGTATCTCGTCAACAAGTTCCGCGGCGACCCGGCCCTGCTGGCCCCGGCCTTTCCGATCATTGCCGGCCATTGCGGGCTGCCCTGCCTGGGCGTGGTGCCGTGGCTGGCGGCCGCGCGGGCCTTGCCAGCCGAGGATGCCGTGTCGACGGAGGCAGACGGGGGCCGATCGCGCGGCGGCTTCCTCGTGGCCGTGCCGATGCTGCCGCGCATCGCCAATTTCGACGATCTAGACCCGCTGAAGGCCGAGGACGGCGTGTCGGTGGTCTTCGTGCCGCCGGGCCGGCCCATCCCGGCCGAAGCCGACCTCGTCGTCATCCCGGGCAGCAAGGCTACGCGCGCCGACCTCGCCTTCCTGCAAGCGGAGGGCTGGGACGTCGACATCCACGCCCATGTCCGCCGCGGCGGCGCGGTGCTGGGCCTCTGCGGCGGCTATCAGATGCTGGGGGCCAGCGTGGCCGATCCCGACGGGGTCGAGGGTGCCGCCGGCACCAGCGCCGGCCTGGGGCTGCTGGCGGTCGACACGGTGATGGCCGGCCGCAAGCACCTGGCGCCAGCCACGGGCAGCGACCCCGTCAGCGGCGAGGCCGTGCGGGGCTACGAGATGCACATGGGCGTGACCGACGGCGCCGACCGCGCCCGCCCGTTCCTGACGGTCGACGGCCGGACGGAGGGGGCGCAGTCGTCCTGCGGGCGCATCATGGGCACCTACCTGCACGGCCTGTTCGCGGCCGACGGGTTCCGCCGCGCCTTCCTGGCCCGCCTGGGTGCGCCGGCCCGGCGCCGGGTGCACTACGAGGCGACGGTCGACGCCGCCCTGGACGCCATCGCCGACCTGCTGGAATCCGAGATCGACCTCGACCGCCTGCTGGACCTGGCCGGCCGGCGGCCGGTCAGCGCCGCCACCACAGGATGACCGCGGCCAGCCCGATCGCGCCGATCAGCAAGGCGCAGGCCCGGACATAGACCATGAGCGCCCGGCCGATGTCGCCGCTGTCCGCGCGCGCCCGGCCCTGGCCGATCCAGGGCGCATCGACGACCAGGCCCGGATAGCGCCGCGGCCCGCACAACGCCAGGCCCAGCGCGCCCGCCATCGCCGCTTCCGGCCAGCCGGCGTTGGGCGAGCGATGCTTGCCCGCATCCCGCACCATGGTGACCAGCGCCGATCCCGGCCGCGCGGCGGGCGTCACGGCCGCCGCCGCGGCCACCAGCAGGCCGGCCAGGCGCGCCGGCACCAGGTTCAGGACGTCGTCCAGCCGGGCGGCCGCCCAGCCGAACGCGCGGTATTGCGGCGTGCGGTGGCCGATCATGCTGTCCATGGTGTTGACCGCCTTGTAGACGAAGAGGCCCGGCAGGCCGAACAGCAGGGTCCAGAATACGGGTGCCGCGACCCCGTCCGAGAAGTTCTCGGCCAGGCTTTCGATGGCGGCCCGGGCGACGCCGTGCTCGTCCAGCGACTCCGGGCTGCGGCCGACGATGTGGGCGACGGCGGCGCGTCCGGCCTCCGTCCCGCCCTGGTCGAGTGCCGTGGCGACGGCTGCCACATGGTCGAAGAGGCTGCGCTGCGACACCAGGATGGCGATGGCCAGCACCTCGATCGCCGGCCCCGCGCGCAGCCGCCCGGCGATCCAGGCCAGCACCGCGCCCACCGCGCCCGCCGCCAGCACGACCGCCAGCACCGTGAAGCAGCCGCGCAGGCGGCGCGCCATCTCGCTGCGCTCTGGCCGGTTGAGGCGGCGGTCGAAGAAGGTTATGAGCCGTCCGCAGAGGACGACCGGATGGGGCACCAGCCGCCACAGCAGCGGCGGGTCGCCGACCGCGGCGTCGAGCAGCAGCGCCAGGAACAGATGGACGAGCGGGGCGACGCTACCAGGATCGGCGAGGAGCATCGCCCGACAATCCACCGCGGGGTGGGTTCCGGTCAACGCGGGGCAGCGGGCGTCGTGCGCACGGCGATCGACGCCTGGTCGGCCGGGCGCCGGCCCTACCTGCTGCTTGTCCTGCTGTGCCTGGCGCTCCACCTGCCGGGGTTGGCGGCCCTGCCGCCCTTCGACCGCGACGAGGCGCGCTTCGTCCAGGCCACGCGCCAGATGCTGGACAGCGGCGACTTCGTGCAGATCCGCTTCCAGGACGAGGCGCGCAACAAGAAGCCGGTCGGCATCCACTGGCTCCAGGCCGCCTCGGTCGGCGCGCTGTCGGACGCCGCCTCGACCGCGGTCTGGCCCTATCGGCTGGTGTCGGCGGCGGCGGCCATGATCGCCGTCCTCCTGACCTTTGCGCTGGGGGCGGCCCTGTTCGGGCGGCCGGCAGCACTCCTGGGGGCGGCCGTCACCGCCGGCGCGCTGGTGGTGGTGACCGAGGCGCATCTCGCCAAGACCGATGCGGCCCTGCTGGCCTCGGCGCTGGCGGTGGAACTGGGACTGGCGCGCATCTATCTCGCCCATCGCGCCGGCCAGGTGGCCGGCCGGGGGGCGGCCCTGCTGTTCTGGGCCGGCATCGGTGTCGCCGGGCTGATCAAGGGCCCGGTGGTGCCGGCGCTGGCCCTGCTGGCGGCGGGCGCGCTGACGGTGGCCGACCGCAGCACGGCCTGGCTGTCGGGCCTGCGCACGCTCTGGGGCCTGCCGCTGGCGGTTGCGCTCGTCGCCCCCTGGCTGGTGCTGGTGTCGAGTGCCACCGATGGCGCCTTCCTGGGCGAGGCGATCCGGTCCGACCTGCTGCCCAAGCTGACGGGCGGCCAGGAATCGCACGGCGCGCCGCCCGGATACTATCTGGCCCTGCTGGCCGTCACGGCCTGGCCGGCCTCGCTGTTCGTGCCGCTGGGCATCGCCGTGGCCTGGTTCGGCCGGCGGACGCCCGGGTTCCGCTTCGCGCTCGCCTGGATCGTGCCGGGCTGGCTGCTGTTCGAACTCGTGCCGACCAAGCTGCCGCACTACGTCATGCCGCTCTATCCGACCCTGTTCCTGCTGGCCGCACATGCGGCCTGGACGGGGGTGGCGGCCGCCGGGCGCTGGCGCTGGGCCATGGCGGCTTGGCTGGCGCTGTGGGCGGCGGTCGGGCTCGGCCTGGGGGTGCTGGCCGTCGCGACGGGCTTCGTCTTCGCCGATGGGCCTTCGCTGGCGGCGATCGTCGTGGCGGCGGCGGCGCTGGCAGCCGTGGCCGGCGGCATCCGCCTGGCGGGCCGCGACGCGCCGTCGGCGATGGCGGCCGGGCTGGCCGGCGCGGTCGTCGTCTTCGGGCTGCTATTCGCGGTCATCCTGCCGCGCCTGGACGGCCTGTGGCTCGGCCGCTCGACGGCGGCCCTGCTGGCGCGCGAGGGGGTGCCGGCCAACCGCACCGTCGTCGTCGGCTACAGCGAGCCCAGCCTGGTATTCCTGGCCGGCACGGCGATCGACTTCGCCGACGCGGCCGGTGCTGCCCGCCACCTGGCGGCCGGCCCCGGCAATGCCGCCCTGATCGGCGACCGCGACCGGGCGCGCTTTGCCGCCGCGGCCGCGGCGGCCGGCCTCGACCTGGTCGAGGGGCCGGCGGTGCGCGGCCTCAACTACTCGCGCGGCCGCTGGACCGAGCTCACCCTCTATCGCCGCCGCTGAGGCCTCAGAGGTCCTCCACCAGCGTGCGCATCAGCGCATACAGGTTGGCCTTGGTCTCGAAGCCGACGCCCGGCACGTCGGGCAGGCGGACCCGCCCATCCTCGACCGCGATCCCGTCGGCGAAGCCGCCGAAGGGCTGGAAGACGTCGGGATAGGATTCGTTGCCGCCCAGATGCAGGCCGGCGGCGATGTTCAGCGACATCTGGTGCCCGCCATGGGGCACCACGCGGCGCGACGACCAGCCCAGCTCGGCGATGGCGTCCAGCGTGCGCAGGTATTCCACCAGCCCATAGGACAGCGCGCAGTCGAACTGCAGGTAGTCGCGGTCGGGCCGCATCCCGCCATAGCGCACGAGGTTGCGGGCATCCTGGTGCGAGAAAAGGTTCTCGCCCGTGGCGAGCGCGCCGGGATACGCGGCCGCCAGCTCGGCGTTCAGCGCATAGTCGAGCGGGTCTCCCGCCTCCTCGTACCAGTGCAGGCCATAGGGCCGCAGGGCCTCGCCATAGGCCAGCGCCGTCTTCAGGTCGAAGCGACCGTTGGCGTCGACCGCCAGGTTGGCGCCGTCGCCCACGATCTCCAGCACCGCCTCGATCCGGCGGCGGTCGTCGTCGATCGAGGTGCCGCCGATCTTCATCTTCACGACGCGATAGCCGCGGTCGCGATAGCTGCGCATCTCGTCCTGGAGCTGCCGGTCGTCCTTGCCCGGATAGTAGTAGCCGCCGGCGGCATAGACCCACACCGTCTCGTCGGCCACCCCGCCGCGATAACGGTCGGCCAGCAGGCGCCACAGCGGCTGGCCGGCGATCTTGGCAACCGCATCCCACACCGCCATGTCGATGGTGCCGACGGCCACCGAGCGGTCGCCATGCCCGCCCGGCTTCTCGTTGGTCATCATCGCCTTCCAGATGGCGAAGGGGTCGAGGTTGGCGTTGGCCTCGTCGACCAGCGTTTCCGGCCTGGCCTCCAGCACGCGCGGGATGAACCGCTCGCGCATCAGGGCGCCCTGGCCGTAGCGGCCGTTGGAATTGAAGCCGAAGCCTACCACCGGCCGCCCGTCGCGCACCACGTCGGTGACCACGGCCACCACCGACGCCGTCATCTTCGAGAAGTCGATATAGGCGTTGGCGATGGGGGACGCGATCGACGCGGTCTTCTCGCGGATTTCCAGGATGCGCACGAAGGATCTCTCCTAGCGGATGGTCGGGGCGGGGGTGCCGGGGCCGCGGCTGGACCCTCCGGGTAGCCTACTGGCTGGCGGCCCGCTTCAGCACGTCGGTCACCCGCCGCTGGTTCGACCGCTCGGCCCAGTCGAGGGCGGAAAAGCCGGAATAGTCCTGGCGCTTCGCGTCGGCCCCGCGCTTCAGCAGCAAGCGGGCGACCTCGACCCGGCCGGAGGCCGCCGCCTGCATCAACGGGGTGACGCCCTGGCGGTTCTCCGCATCGGCCTTGGCGCCGCGTTCGAGCAGGAGTTCAGCCACCTCGGCACGGCCGCGGTCGGCGGCCAGCATGAGTGCCGTGTTGCCGAAACGGTCGCGCATCTCGACCCAGGCGCCGCCGTTCAGTAGCACCCGGACGATGTCGGCATTGCCGGAAACGGCTGCATACATCAGGGCAGTGCGCCCTTCGGTATCGACTCGGTTGGCGCTGGCACCGCCGGTCAGTTGGGCGCGCACCCCGTCGATGTCCTGGTTGTAGGCGGCGACCAGCAGTTCGTCGCGCGGCG encodes:
- a CDS encoding lipid-binding SYLF domain-containing protein, translating into MVKWLVSTLAVLVLWTGTAVAQSEEQEVVDRARITASSMLSSPDYREARAQMRKAKGVIIIPSLVKGGFIVGGEGGSGVLMVRGRDGSWSNPSFVTMAAGSIGLQIGVQTAEVLFLIMTDKGLQSVMRDEFKMGADASVAVGPIGAGVEAGTTANLRADILSFSRTQGLFGGVSFEGSLIKPRLSWNERYYGRSASVRDVVLDRRVSSPGAEALRRSVVVN
- a CDS encoding cobyric acid synthase, translating into MLQGTGSDVGKSILVAGLGRAFTRRGLRVLPFKPQNMANNAAVTPDGGEIGRAQFLQARACRVPASRDMNPVLLKPEADRRAQVIVRGDVAGGYDAGGYHRLKPDLLPIVRESFQRLAADADLVLVEGAGSPAEVNLRQGDIANMGFALAEQVSVVLVADIDRGGMLASVVGTMALLPPDERALIAGYLVNKFRGDPALLAPAFPIIAGHCGLPCLGVVPWLAAARALPAEDAVSTEADGGRSRGGFLVAVPMLPRIANFDDLDPLKAEDGVSVVFVPPGRPIPAEADLVVIPGSKATRADLAFLQAEGWDVDIHAHVRRGGAVLGLCGGYQMLGASVADPDGVEGAAGTSAGLGLLAVDTVMAGRKHLAPATGSDPVSGEAVRGYEMHMGVTDGADRARPFLTVDGRTEGAQSSCGRIMGTYLHGLFAADGFRRAFLARLGAPARRRVHYEATVDAALDAIADLLESEIDLDRLLDLAGRRPVSAATTG
- the cbiB gene encoding adenosylcobinamide-phosphate synthase CbiB; amino-acid sequence: MLLADPGSVAPLVHLFLALLLDAAVGDPPLLWRLVPHPVVLCGRLITFFDRRLNRPERSEMARRLRGCFTVLAVVLAAGAVGAVLAWIAGRLRAGPAIEVLAIAILVSQRSLFDHVAAVATALDQGGTEAGRAAVAHIVGRSPESLDEHGVARAAIESLAENFSDGVAAPVFWTLLFGLPGLFVYKAVNTMDSMIGHRTPQYRAFGWAAARLDDVLNLVPARLAGLLVAAAAAVTPAARPGSALVTMVRDAGKHRSPNAGWPEAAMAGALGLALCGPRRYPGLVVDAPWIGQGRARADSGDIGRALMVYVRACALLIGAIGLAAVILWWRR
- a CDS encoding ArnT family glycosyltransferase, whose protein sequence is MRTAIDAWSAGRRPYLLLVLLCLALHLPGLAALPPFDRDEARFVQATRQMLDSGDFVQIRFQDEARNKKPVGIHWLQAASVGALSDAASTAVWPYRLVSAAAAMIAVLLTFALGAALFGRPAALLGAAVTAGALVVVTEAHLAKTDAALLASALAVELGLARIYLAHRAGQVAGRGAALLFWAGIGVAGLIKGPVVPALALLAAGALTVADRSTAWLSGLRTLWGLPLAVALVAPWLVLVSSATDGAFLGEAIRSDLLPKLTGGQESHGAPPGYYLALLAVTAWPASLFVPLGIAVAWFGRRTPGFRFALAWIVPGWLLFELVPTKLPHYVMPLYPTLFLLAAHAAWTGVAAAGRWRWAMAAWLALWAAVGLGLGVLAVATGFVFADGPSLAAIVVAAAALAAVAGGIRLAGRDAPSAMAAGLAGAVVVFGLLFAVILPRLDGLWLGRSTAALLAREGVPANRTVVVGYSEPSLVFLAGTAIDFADAAGAARHLAAGPGNAALIGDRDRARFAAAAAAAGLDLVEGPAVRGLNYSRGRWTELTLYRRR
- a CDS encoding mandelate racemase/muconate lactonizing enzyme family protein gives rise to the protein MRILEIREKTASIASPIANAYIDFSKMTASVVAVVTDVVRDGRPVVGFGFNSNGRYGQGALMRERFIPRVLEARPETLVDEANANLDPFAIWKAMMTNEKPGGHGDRSVAVGTIDMAVWDAVAKIAGQPLWRLLADRYRGGVADETVWVYAAGGYYYPGKDDRQLQDEMRSYRDRGYRVVKMKIGGTSIDDDRRRIEAVLEIVGDGANLAVDANGRFDLKTALAYGEALRPYGLHWYEEAGDPLDYALNAELAAAYPGALATGENLFSHQDARNLVRYGGMRPDRDYLQFDCALSYGLVEYLRTLDAIAELGWSSRRVVPHGGHQMSLNIAAGLHLGGNESYPDVFQPFGGFADGIAVEDGRVRLPDVPGVGFETKANLYALMRTLVEDL
- a CDS encoding ankyrin repeat domain-containing protein — translated: MTGRNRTQPSPATRTLRGLALVLAMAAAAPAAAEISLLAPRDELLVAAYNQDIDGVRAQLTGGASANRVDTEGRTALMYAAVSGNADIVRVLLNGGAWVEMRDRFGNTALMLAADRGRAEVAELLLERGAKADAENRQGVTPLMQAAASGRVEVARLLLKRGADAKRQDYSGFSALDWAERSNQRRVTDVLKRAASQ